The following are encoded in a window of Colletotrichum lupini chromosome 3, complete sequence genomic DNA:
- a CDS encoding DNA mismatch repair protein msh-2 codes for MSSRPELKVDDEHGFIRFFKSLPAVHEDTVRIFDRGDWYTSHGEDANFIARTVYKTTSVVRTLGRDEKTGLASVTMTVTVFRQFLREALFKLGKRIEIWESTGGRMNWKVVKQASPGNLQDVEEDLGGQIEAAPMMLAVKISTKASEARSVGVCFADASVRELGVSEFLDNDLFSNFEALLIQLGVRECLVQTDKADKNKDPDLTKLKQIIVNCGVAVSERSASEFGTKDIEQDLARLLKDERATTLLPQTDLKLAMGSAAALIKYLGVLHDSSNFGQYQLYQHDLSQFMKLDAAALKALNLMPGARDGAKSMSLYGLLNHCKTPVGSRLLSQWLKQPLMNKEEIEKRQQLVEAFVNDTELRQTMQEEHLRSVPDLYRLAKRFQRGKANLEDVVRAYQVIIRLPGFLGTLEGVMDEAYRDPLDEAYTTPLRELSNSLAKLSEMVETTVDLDALDNHEYIIKPEFDDSLRIIRKKLDKLKRDIEQQFSDAARDLKQEVGKKIFLENHKVHGYCMRLTRQEAGAIRNKSGYQECSTQKNGVYFTTKTLQSLRREFDQLSQNYNRTQSSLVNEVVGVAASYCPVLERLAGVLAHLDVIVSLAHCSVHAPSEYVRPKIHKRGEGQTILKEARHPCLEMQDDVQFITNDVSLTRDKSSFLIITGPNMGGKSTYIRQIGVIALMAQIGCFVPCSEAELTIFDSILARVGASDSQLKGVSTFMAEMLETANILKSATAESLIIIDELGRGTSTYDGFGLAWAISEHIVKEIGCFAMFATHFHELTALADDHPQVHNLHVTAHIGGGGGENSKREVTLLYKVDDGVCDQSFGIHVAELVRFPDKVVRMAKRKADELEDFTSKHEDLGLKYSKTDIEEGSALLKEVLLKWKEEVAAGQMSKEEMVSKLKGLVMADEKLLANPFFQSVKTL; via the exons ATGTCTTCCCGGCCGGAATTGAAG GTCGACGATGAACACGGCTTCATTCGCTTCTTCAAGTCGCTCCCGGCCGTCCACGAGGATACAGTTCGCATATTCGACCGAGGCGACTGGTACACATCACATGGCGAAGATGCCAACTTCATTGCCCGCACA GTCTACAAGACAACGTCCGTCGTAAGGACACTCGGCCGAGATGAGAAGACGGGGCTCGCCTCAGTGACAATGACCGTCACGGTATTTCGACAATTCCTCCGAGAAGCACTGTTCAAGCTCGGCAAGAGAATCGAGATATGGGAGAGCACCGGCGGTCGCATGAACTGGAAAGTTGTCAAGCAAGCTTCGCCTGGCAACCTGCAGGATGTGGAGGAGGACCTCGGTGGCCAAATTGAAGCAGCACCGATGATGCTTGCCGTCAAGATCTCAACAAAAGCCTCGGAGGCCCGGAGTGTGGGCGTCTGCTTCGCCGATGCCAGTGTGCGAGAATTGGGTGTCAGCGAGTTCCTTGACAACGACCTTTTCTCCAACTTCGAGGCCCTCCTCATTCAGCTCGGTGTCAGGGAGTGTCTTGTTCAGACAGACAAGGCGGATAAGAACAAGGATCCCGACCTGACAAAGCTCAAGCAGATCATCGTCAACTGCGGCGTAGCCGTCTCGGAGCGGTCTGCCAGCGAGTTCGGTACCAAGGATATCGAGCAGGACCTGGCACGTCTTTTGAAGGACGAACGCGCCACCACTCTCCTCCCACAAACCGACCTCAAGTTGGCCATGGGCTCGGCCGCGGCGCTTATCAAGTACCTCGGCGTTCTCCACGATTCGTCCAACTTTGGGCAGTACCAGCTGTACCAGCATGACCTCTCACAGTTCATGAAGCTGGATGCGGCGGCGCTTAAGGCTCTCAACTTGATGCCCGGCGCCCGCGACGGTGCCAAGTCTATGAGTTTGTACGGTCTGCTGAACCACTGCAAGACACCTGTCGGTAGCAGACTGCTGTCGCAATGGCTCAAGCAACCACTCATGAACAAAGAGGAAATCGAGAAGCGCCAACAGCTTGTTGAGGCATTCGTCAATGATACTGAGCTGCGGCAGACTATGCAAGAGGAGCACCTTCGCTCAGTCCCGGATCTATACCGCCTCGCCAAGCGGTTCCAAAGGGGCAAGGCAAACCTCGAGGACGTTGTTCGTGCGTATCAGGTCATCATTCGTCTGCCCGGGTTCTTGGGAACCCTGGAGGGCGTCATGGACGAAGCCTACAGAGACCCTCTCGATGAAGCATACACCACCCCTCTCCGTGAGCTATCCAATAGTCTTGCAAAGCTCTCGGAGATGGTTGAAACCACGGTTGACTTGGACGCGCTCGACAATCATGAGTACATCATTAAGCCAGAGTTCGACGACAGCTTGAGGATCATCAGAAAGAAGCTCGACAAGCTCAAGAGGGATATTGAGCAGCAATTTTCGGATGCCGCTCGCGACCTGAAGCAGGAAGTCGGCAAGAAGATCTTCCTCGAGAACCACAAAGTCCATGGCTACTGCATGAGACTCACGAGACAAGAAGCCGGCGCAATCCGTAATAAGTCGGGCTACCAGGAATGCTCAACGCAGAAGAACGGTGTATACTTCACGACGAAGACCCTACAAAGTCTCCGCCGCGAGTTCGATCAGCTGTCGCAGAACTACAACAGAACCCAGAGCAGTTTGGTCAACGAGGTCGTCGGCGTAGCTGCGTCGTACTGCCCAGTCTTGGAGAGACTCGCTGGTGTCCTGGCACACCTGGACGTCATCGTTTCCCTCGCACACTGCTCGGTCCATGCACCTTCGGAATACGTCCGACCCAAGATTCACAAGCGGGGTGAAGGCCAGACAATCCTGAAGGAGGCTCGACACCCATGTCTGGAAATGCAAGACGACGTGCAGTTCATCACGAACGACGTCTCTTTGACTCGCGACAAGTCTTCATTCCTCATCATCACTGGCCCCAACATGGGCGGAAAGTCAACATACATTCGTCAGATTGGCGTCATCGCCCTCATGGCCCAGATTGGCTGCTTCGTTCCCTGCAGTGAGGCCGAGCTAACCATCTTCGACTCCATCCTGGCGCGTGTCGGAGCCAGCGACTCTCAGCTCAAGGGCGTGTCAACCTTCATGGCGGAAATGCTCGAGACGGCCAACATTCTCAAATCGGCCACGGCCGAATCGCTCATCATCATTGACGAGCTTGGTCGCGGCACATCAACATACGACGGCTTCGGCCTCGCGTGGGCCATTTCCGAACACATTGTCAAGGAGATTGGCTGCTTCGCCATGTTCGCGACGCATTTTCACGAGCTGACGGCCCTGGCGGACGACCATCCGCAGGTGCACAACCTGCACGTCACCGCGCAcattggcggcggcggcggcgaaaaCAGCAAGCGCGAGGTGACGTTGCTGTACAAGGTCGACGACGGCGTGTGCGATCAGAGCTTCGGTATCCACGTGGCAGAGCTGGTCCGCTTCCCCGACAAGGTCGTGCGGATGGCGAAGCGCAAGGCTGACGAGCTGGAGGACTTTACGTCCAAGCACGAGGACCTGGGTCTCAAGTACAGCAAGACCGATATCGAGGAGGGCAGCGCGCTGCTCAAGGAGGTGCTGCTCAAGTGGAAGGAAGAGGTCGCCGCTGGGCAGATGAGTAAGGAAGAGATGGTTTCTAAGCTCAAGGGGCTCGTCATGGCGGacgagaagttgcttgcgaACCCCTTTTTCCAGTCTGTCAAGACTTTGTGA
- a CDS encoding eukaryotic and archaeal DNA primase small subunit: MTDDAMVDSTVPEDVAQVTDGDVAMEEAEAPAPAPAAEEKSEVKLDDLFADADSDDEFPSSRPQDAPSSSPDGVLTPPSPTDVADLKASDPEVMRSFYQRLFPWRYLFQWLNHSPSPTNDFGHREFAFTLQNDAYLRYQSFASHDLLRKDVLRLMPSRFEIGPVYTTNPRDRKTLRNASAFKPLAKELCFDIDLTDYDDIRTCCDKANICNKCWQFITMAIKVVDVALRDDFGFKHIMWVYSGRRGAHAWVCDKKARTMGDQMRRSIAGYLEVLKGGAQSGKKVNLWRPLHPHVSRSLDTLKSHFQEDVLEAQDPWASNERAERLLQLLPDKDLNESLRKKWDAAPGRSSIAKWADIDTVAKSGASKKLDAKALLEAKQDIVLEYTYPRLDIEVSKKLNHLLKSPFVVHPGTGRVCVPIDTKRLEDFDPLAVPTVQSLLAEIDAWKGGGEDAEGAGSQQKSVQDWEKTSLKPYVEQFRSFVIGLMKDERDVKVKREREEDSMEF; the protein is encoded by the exons ATGACTGACGACGCAATGGTCGATTCCACCGTTCCCGAAGATGTCGCCCAGGTAACGGATGGCGACGTAGCGATGGAGGAGGCCGAGGCGCCTGCGCCTGCGCCGGCCGCCGAAGAGAAGAGCGAGGTCAAGCTGGACGACCTGTTTGCAGACGCCGACTCAGACGATGAATTCCCCAGTTCAAGACCACAAGACGCTCCCTCATCGAGTCCAGATGGGGTCTTGACACCCCCTTCTCCAAC AGATGTTGCAGACCTCAAGGCTTCAGATCCTGAGGTGATGCGCAGTTTTTATCAGCGTCTATTCCCTTGGAGATACCTCTTCCAATGGCTGAATCACAGCCCATCACCGACCAACGACTTTGGCCATAGAGAATTCGCTTTCACGCTGCAGAACGACGCATACCTACGATACCAGTCCTTTGCGAGCCACGATCT CCTGCGAAAAGACGTTCTTCGCCTCATGCCCTCCCGTTTCGAGATCGGTCCCGTCTACACCACGAACCCGCGCGACCGCAAGACCCTCCGTAACGCCAGCGCATTCAAGCCGCTCGCCAAGGAGCTGTGCTTCGATATCGATTTGACAGATTACGACGACATCAGAACGTGTTGTGACAAGGCGAATATCTGCAATAAGTGTTGGCAGTTCATCACGATGGCGATCAAGGTCGTCGACGTTGCGCTGCGGGACGACTTTGGATTCAAGCACATAATGTGGGTGTACTCTGGTCGAAGAGGTGCCCACGCGTGGGTTTGCGACAAGAAGGCGCGCACGATGGGCGACCAGATGCGTAGGTCTATCGCGGGGTACTTGGAGGTTCTCAAGGGTGGCGCGCAGAGCGGGAAGAAGGTCAACCTGTGGCGACCGCTGCATCCTCACGTTTC ACGGAGTCTGGATACCCTCAAATCACACTTCCAAGAAGATGTCCTCGAGGCTCAAGACCCCTGGGCCTCCAACGAGCGCGCGGAGCGTCTGCTCCAGCTCCTCCCGGACAAGGACCTCAACGAATCCCTTCGCAAGAAGTGGGACGCGGCGCCGGGTCGGTCATCCATTGCCAAGTGGGCCGACATCGACACCGTGGCCAAGAGCGGCGCGAGCAAGAAGCTCGATGCCAAGGCGCTGCTGGAGGCCAAGCAGGATATTGTGCTCGAGTACACGTACCCGCGCCTCGATATCGAGGTCAGCAAGAAGCTGAACCATTTGCTCAAATCGCCCTTTGTTGTCCACCCCGGCACCGGCAGGGTGTGCGTGCCGATCGACACCAAGAGGCTCGAGGACTTTGACCCGCTGGCCGTGCCGACAGTGCAGAGCCTGCTGGCGGAGATTGATGCGTGGaagggcggcggcgaggacgCCGAGGGGGCCGGGTCGCAGCAGAAGAGCGTGCAGGATTGGGAGAAGACGAGCTTGAAGCCGTACGTGGAGCAGTTCCGGTCGTTTGTGATTGGCTTGATGAAGGATGAGAGGGACGTCAAGGTCAAGAGGGAAAGGGAGGAGGACAGCATGGAATTTTGA